A genome region from Thalassotalea euphylliae includes the following:
- a CDS encoding tetratricopeptide repeat-containing diguanylate cyclase produces the protein MQFLSLFLCFSLISFQVFAFDFQGRLASIQQLDKADQLAQFEQLLAQPSLSSQQRFQALNALTMHYFRQSELSNALKQGHITYQHTKQHQLAAPQAATEKLLGIIYYYQGDLNNALTYYQQALAYYEQSGNKVQQANVLNNIALAQSAQGHSQAALASYLKAEPLYLKHGSEYDAVDVRANIAGLYISLRRFDQAIAMLESAVTYYQKHGHDNDLARAQADLGVALKYAENFPDALAHLQASLSYYQQKEEGYNVAAALHNIAEVYLLMKLPIKAQAYAEQGVSRSRASDHNKALVGNLQVLAKSWYWRGDALQAQLYLREGLKLANELDYLSSLSSLLILNALIEAALEQPEKAIAAEQAYQALERNRFNTELNTMLAESEALQLQQKLEVVQQQKAYQAELSRNKTVEERYLFAAFTLLFLVMFLAYKKLRDFYLNKELALQVELQTEKLTRVNQQLLQVSLEDGLTGIQNRRSFDADIRKLWQKFTEQHQNFALVFIDIDHFKAFNDMFGHIAGDRVLQEAAQVFSQAMPNGAGVYRYGGEEFAVLIDGLDETICCHEGVRSIYKEIQSCLVGYSAPEQATITVSAGTCFADEQVESLNEFINMADKRLYQAKRAGRDQLVCQ, from the coding sequence ATGCAGTTTTTATCATTATTCTTATGTTTTTCCCTTATTTCTTTTCAGGTATTTGCCTTCGACTTTCAAGGGCGATTGGCAAGCATTCAACAACTCGACAAAGCGGATCAGTTAGCACAATTTGAGCAATTGCTAGCGCAACCGTCGTTATCTTCTCAGCAACGCTTCCAAGCACTTAATGCCCTCACTATGCACTATTTTAGACAAAGTGAGCTTAGCAATGCGCTTAAGCAAGGTCATATTACCTACCAGCATACCAAGCAGCACCAACTTGCAGCGCCACAGGCTGCAACCGAGAAATTGCTCGGTATTATTTATTATTACCAAGGCGATCTTAATAATGCCTTGACCTACTATCAGCAAGCGCTGGCTTACTATGAGCAGTCGGGCAACAAAGTGCAGCAGGCAAATGTGCTAAATAATATAGCGCTGGCACAAAGCGCCCAAGGGCACTCACAAGCGGCACTTGCTAGCTATCTAAAAGCAGAGCCTCTGTATTTAAAACATGGCTCTGAATATGATGCTGTCGATGTTCGGGCAAATATTGCGGGCTTGTATATTTCGTTGCGTCGCTTCGACCAGGCCATAGCTATGCTTGAAAGCGCAGTGACGTATTATCAAAAGCACGGTCATGACAATGACTTAGCAAGAGCGCAGGCTGATTTAGGTGTTGCACTAAAATACGCCGAAAATTTTCCGGATGCGTTGGCTCATTTACAGGCTTCGCTGTCCTATTATCAGCAAAAAGAAGAAGGTTATAACGTAGCCGCAGCGTTGCACAACATTGCTGAGGTTTACTTGTTAATGAAACTGCCTATTAAGGCACAAGCTTACGCTGAACAAGGGGTAAGCCGTAGTAGAGCAAGTGACCACAATAAAGCGCTAGTCGGTAACTTGCAAGTGCTGGCAAAATCTTGGTATTGGCGTGGCGATGCCTTGCAAGCGCAGCTTTATTTGCGCGAGGGCTTAAAGCTTGCGAATGAACTAGATTATCTGTCATCGCTCTCTTCACTACTCATTCTCAATGCGTTAATTGAAGCTGCACTCGAGCAACCAGAAAAAGCAATTGCTGCTGAGCAAGCTTATCAAGCGCTAGAGCGCAATCGCTTTAATACTGAGTTAAATACTATGCTGGCAGAGTCTGAGGCACTTCAATTACAGCAAAAACTTGAGGTTGTGCAGCAACAAAAAGCCTATCAGGCGGAGCTAAGCCGAAATAAAACGGTTGAAGAACGCTATTTGTTTGCGGCATTCACATTGTTATTTCTAGTTATGTTTTTGGCCTATAAAAAGTTACGCGATTTTTACTTGAATAAAGAGTTGGCATTGCAGGTAGAGCTGCAAACTGAAAAGCTTACGCGCGTTAATCAACAATTATTGCAGGTATCGTTAGAAGACGGCCTAACTGGCATTCAGAATCGACGAAGTTTTGATGCTGATATTCGCAAGCTATGGCAAAAATTTACAGAGCAACATCAAAACTTTGCCTTAGTGTTTATCGATATTGATCATTTTAAGGCATTTAACGATATGTTTGGTCACATTGCTGGCGATAGGGTGTTGCAAGAGGCGGCGCAGGTATTTAGTCAAGCCATGCCAAACGGAGCGGGGGTTTATCGTTATGGCGGTGAAGAATTTGCGGTATTAATTGACGGTCTTGATGAAACTATTTGCTGCCATGAGGGTGTACGCAGTATTTACAAGGAAATTCAATCTTGCTTAGTGGGCTATAGTGCACCTGAGCAAGCAACAATCACGGTGAGCGCCGGCACATGCTTTGCTGATGAACAAGTAGAATCGCTCAATGAGTTTATTAATATGGCAGATAAACGCTTGTATCAAGCAAAACGAGCTGGCCGAGATCAACTCGTTTGCCAATAA
- the epmB gene encoding EF-P beta-lysylation protein EpmB, translating to MPQIITQIQPDLHTSWQKELADVVTDPRELLELLAIDPEQYLEHLNARKLFPVRVPRPFISRMKQGDINDPLLKQVMPVSDEFIELDGFVSDPLGEHQTAAEGLLHKYKHRVLMIVKSGCAVNCRYCFRRHFPYQDNSPNKAHWQQALNYIAERNEINEVIFSGGDPLMANDQHLQWLIEQISAIAHVTRLRIHTRLPVVIPARITDSLVNMLANTRLKATMVFHINHPNEIDQQVEYAIEKLRAKRIPLFNQNVLLKGVNDNAQTLAELSERLFDAGIQPYYLFLLDKVKGATHFDMSEARAISIVNELMTILPGYLMPKLVREIAGEPNKTPINLR from the coding sequence ATGCCGCAGATAATAACCCAAATTCAACCAGATTTGCACACTTCTTGGCAAAAAGAGTTGGCTGATGTCGTAACCGATCCCCGTGAGCTACTTGAGTTATTAGCCATAGACCCTGAGCAATATCTTGAGCACTTGAACGCCCGTAAGTTATTTCCCGTGCGTGTGCCAAGGCCGTTTATCTCAAGGATGAAGCAGGGCGATATTAACGACCCACTGTTAAAGCAAGTGATGCCAGTAAGTGATGAATTTATTGAACTTGACGGCTTTGTCAGTGATCCCCTCGGCGAGCATCAAACGGCTGCCGAAGGGTTACTGCATAAATACAAACATCGGGTGTTGATGATTGTTAAAAGTGGCTGTGCGGTGAACTGTCGCTACTGCTTTCGTCGCCATTTTCCATACCAAGATAACAGCCCGAATAAAGCCCACTGGCAACAAGCGCTGAACTATATTGCCGAGCGCAATGAAATAAACGAAGTGATTTTTAGCGGTGGCGATCCACTAATGGCTAATGATCAACACTTGCAATGGCTGATTGAGCAAATATCAGCAATTGCTCATGTCACCAGATTGCGCATACACACCCGCCTACCTGTGGTGATCCCAGCGCGTATCACAGACAGCTTGGTGAATATGCTTGCCAACACGCGCTTGAAAGCGACTATGGTATTTCATATTAACCACCCGAATGAAATCGACCAGCAGGTTGAGTACGCCATTGAAAAACTGCGCGCCAAGCGCATTCCCTTGTTTAATCAAAACGTTCTGCTCAAAGGGGTCAACGACAATGCGCAAACACTGGCTGAGTTAAGTGAGCGCCTGTTTGATGCTGGCATCCAGCCTTACTATCTGTTTTTGCTTGATAAAGTAAAAGGTGCAACGCATTTTGATATGAGTGAAGCGCGTGCCATTAGCATTGTTAATGAATTAATGACCATACTACCGGGCTACCTAATGCCCAAACTGGTACGGGAAATTGCGGGCGAACCTAACAAAACCCCGATTAATTTGCGATAA
- the efp gene encoding elongation factor P: MASFSTNQFKAGLKLMIDGEPCNILENEIVKPGKGQAFNRVKIRKLISGKVLEKTFKSGESVEGADVMDSDLGYLYADGEFWHFMNNETFEQVAADEKAIGDNAKWLVEGDICTITFWNGNPISVAPPNFVELEVTETDPGLKGDTAGTGGKPATLSTGAVVRVPLFVQIGEVVKCDTRSGEYVSRAGK; this comes from the coding sequence ATGGCTTCTTTTAGTACAAACCAATTTAAAGCTGGTCTGAAATTAATGATCGACGGCGAGCCTTGTAACATTCTTGAAAACGAAATCGTTAAACCAGGTAAAGGCCAAGCATTCAACCGCGTTAAAATCCGTAAATTAATCTCTGGTAAAGTACTAGAGAAAACCTTCAAATCAGGTGAATCTGTTGAAGGTGCTGATGTAATGGATTCAGATCTTGGTTATTTATATGCCGACGGCGAATTTTGGCATTTTATGAATAACGAAACTTTTGAGCAAGTTGCTGCTGACGAAAAAGCGATTGGCGATAATGCGAAATGGTTAGTTGAAGGTGACATTTGTACGATCACTTTCTGGAATGGCAACCCTATTTCAGTTGCGCCGCCTAACTTCGTTGAGTTAGAAGTGACTGAAACTGACCCAGGCCTAAAAGGTGACACCGCGGGCACTGGTGGCAAACCTGCTACGTTAAGCACTGGCGCAGTTGTACGCGTACCATTGTTCGTACAAATTGGCGAAGTGGTTAAGTGTGATACCCGTAGCGGCGAATACGTCTCTCGCGCTGGCAAGTAA
- a CDS encoding ABC transporter ATP-binding protein, whose translation MTPALEIKDLQKIYKGDFHALKGISLSVEQGDFFALLGPNGAGKSTSIGVITSLVNKTSGTVKVFGHDIDKELEKAKSFIGLVPQEFNFNQFESLMRILVNQAGYYGVERSVAVERAEKYLKQLDLWEKRDNAARMLSGGMKRRLMIARALMHEPKVLILDEPTAGVDIELRRSMWEFLRELNAQGITIILTTHYLEEAEMLCRNIAIIDSGQIVENTSMKQLLATLDIETFVLDLPANSVTPSLEDFTYRVIDDHTLEVDVKKTQGLNGVFAQLSEQGVQVLSMRNKSNRLEELFVRLVATNDSESDAQAETKA comes from the coding sequence ATGACCCCCGCATTAGAAATCAAAGATTTACAAAAAATATATAAAGGCGACTTTCACGCCTTAAAAGGTATTAGCTTGTCGGTTGAACAGGGCGACTTTTTTGCCTTGCTTGGCCCTAATGGAGCGGGTAAATCCACTTCAATTGGCGTGATTACATCGTTAGTGAACAAAACCTCTGGCACCGTTAAAGTTTTTGGTCACGATATTGATAAAGAGTTAGAAAAAGCTAAAAGCTTTATCGGTTTAGTGCCGCAGGAATTTAATTTTAATCAGTTTGAATCTTTAATGCGTATTCTGGTCAACCAAGCGGGTTACTATGGGGTTGAGCGCAGTGTGGCAGTTGAACGTGCGGAAAAGTACCTAAAGCAACTGGATTTATGGGAAAAGCGCGATAACGCTGCCCGTATGCTCTCGGGTGGTATGAAGCGCCGTTTAATGATCGCCCGTGCCTTAATGCATGAGCCAAAAGTGCTTATTCTGGACGAGCCTACAGCGGGTGTCGATATTGAGCTACGTCGCTCGATGTGGGAATTTCTGCGCGAGCTAAACGCACAAGGTATTACCATTATTCTGACCACTCACTACCTAGAAGAAGCTGAAATGCTGTGTCGCAATATCGCCATTATCGACAGTGGTCAGATTGTTGAAAACACTAGCATGAAGCAGCTACTGGCAACCTTAGATATTGAAACCTTTGTCTTGGATTTGCCTGCTAATAGCGTAACACCAAGTCTTGAAGATTTTACCTACCGTGTTATTGATGACCATACACTTGAAGTGGATGTTAAAAAAACACAAGGGCTAAACGGCGTATTTGCCCAGCTTTCCGAGCAGGGAGTACAAGTATTAAGTATGCGTAATAAGTCAAACCGATTAGAAGAGCTTTTCGTGCGACTCGTTGCCACCAACGATTCAGAAAGCGATGCACAGGCCGAGACAAAGGCATAA